From one Humulus lupulus chromosome 8, drHumLupu1.1, whole genome shotgun sequence genomic stretch:
- the LOC133796236 gene encoding lysine-rich arabinogalactan protein 18-like, with product MTKLRDDVLAGVAKDNSVSEMVMSAEDPFHLYSQPKTTAPASRKKESRQHPGESSSNPSRKRTRTEDPPIPIPSKETTSPPAPVDQTSPPTPVDQNPPPSPADQTLPD from the exons ATGACGAAGCTTAGGGATGATGTattagctggagtagctaaggacaaTTCCGtttcagagatgg TCATGTCTGCCGAAGACCCATTTCATCTGTACAGCCAGCCCAAAACTACTGCTCCTGCGAGCAGAAAGAAGGAGAGCAGGCAGCACCCTGGGGAAAGCAGCAGCAATCCCTCAAGGAAAAGGACTCGGACCGAGGATCCTCCTATTCCTATTCCTTCCAAGGAAACGACATCTCCTCCAGCTCCCGTCGACCAGACTTCTCCGCCAACACCCGTCGACCAGAATCCTCCCCCATCTCCCGCCGACCAGACTCTTCCTGATTAG